ATAgaaagcatggtaccattgctagatattGTGTTAGTGCAACTACATATATTGAATAGAGTGTGGCGAGACAGTCGATTGGGCCCGAGAAGAGTAGAGTTATCCCTTAGGATCcagaccaggattgggtaggccaatcgtacagACGCGAGCAttgttttgatctaacctggtaggccaaccacagttaggtccctccttcgggtcgcacaacccgatcatgtgggatgaatacatgacgatgtgatgtgaatatcctcaggatgGTTACTCATTACAAACATGATAATTATATAACAGATATGATAAACAGTCATGAGCTACAAACGCGTTATGTTATATACtagtggatgctcatgagctagaacttgtttatgaaaagtgaaaatgaAAGATAATTGTATATCTCagatatgatgaacaaccatgagttacagatccGTAGTGCTATGTGTTGGTAACTACTTATgggctagaatatgaatatgGGGAACGAAATAAGGAATGAACGGCCGTGAGTTACAGACGTGTTATTCTATATGTTGGAGGATACTCACCAGCTAGAATATGAACatgagaaatgatatgaaaacCTATGGGAATATGAGCcaatatatgattatgagaaatgaaaacttatgaaagcatatgatatatgattatgagaaataatatgaaagcttatgaatatatatatatatatatatatatatatgtgtgtgtgtgtgtgtgtgtgtgtgtgtgtgtgtgtgtgtgtgtgtgtgattatgagtacatatttgtatgtttttcctagttgatatatttatttaaatgaatgtgttatgaaatattaaaactcatgttacgacacactgtcaataatttatttcgtcttactgagaggcaTCTCAcccaaaatttaaacatttcaggaaattagGACAAACAAGTGGAGcaagctccgaggtagaggagttCGTGTtaccctagtattcagggtaagtggtagagagtattttgaggatttttggggatgtatatgtgtatgtatggaggttataacactctggtattgtatttggggATGGTATGCATATTTGTTTCGCTGCATGGTTAGTATGTTTGGATGGACTGAttacccggtaccccactttaGGTCGGGTCGtgttgatatatggtatcagagataatTGACAGATACTTAATAGAGATATTTGATAGATGTGTGACAaattttgttattaaaaaaatggtagaaaaatcggGTCGTCACAGGGATGATCAATAGTACCCTTATCACATACATTGGTAAAAAGTCACTTCATTCTTCACAACAACTCGAAGGTTATTTAACAAGAGGGATAATATTATTggtttcccaaaaattaaataaaaaatataaggaGATATAACTTATAGAATCCCCCATaattgcatgtatatatatataatctctatTGATGAAACATATAACGAGCCCCATAAGCCATTTTAACCTATAGCGATAAAGTTTATATATGTAAGGAGGGGCTCTTTAAGATACTATGATTATCATTATGACTAGCTACAACTAAAATTTCCTATAGTTATATATTATAATTCTAgctttgagcattaaatccatcgAAGGTCACTGAGGCTCTCTCAATCTTCACTTTCCTCTTTTTGCAAGTAATTGGCAATCTGTGAATGCAaagttcaaaactcaaattttgatgttaaaattttgattagTCTAATTACTAATAACTTTCATTGTCCTCAACTTACTTTTAGAGTCATTTGGATCATGAGATTGCTTTCCTTCTTTGATTTGAATTACCTTTTATTACATAAAATATTTTGTCAATGAGTCTTTCAAAGACCtaaattattttccttttctaaaGTGTATTTTTTGTAGCTTACTATGCTTGTTTGGTTTAacataaaaatttttgaaaatattacttaGCCTTTCAATATTTTAGACATTTTGTAACAAAAACATCAAACGTAATTCATTGCTTTAAGTGTTCAATAATCTTCTTGAAAATTGTTTAAAACCCTTAAAATTCTAGAGGTAAAATATTTCCTAACCATTCTAAATTAAAACTATAAGACTACAAACGAATCAAATTGTATGTGGATAGGTTGATAGTTCAATTTGTTAAGGTTCATTTGAGATTATTCATTTACATAAATAAACAATTTTTAAGTATATTTTTTACGCTTATTTAATAAATGAGTCGAGTTTAGCTATTTAAGCAATACTAAGCTTGACTTACATAAATTGGTGAACAATCTTTTTCCATGCTTATTCAAAATTGGTTATGAGCTCAAATTCAGCTCCTTAAGAAGATAGTGCATGGGCTCATTTAAAGATCCAAATATAAGAGTAGTAATAAAGATAACAATTTGTATTCCACTTATCTCACTGTCTTCATCTTTTATTCCTTCCCTATTTCTCTAAACTACCAATTTTGTTGTATACCAACTTTGAGAATCAAGAGTTTAAAATGTAAAAGTTGTCAACTTATTAACCCCCAAAAGTTGCTAAATTGTTAAAATAGAAAGATGTTGGGACATTAGTGTTGCTACAACAATACTTCATGTTTATATTTACATATGTTTGGTTTATAAATTTATCAAAAAcaaaattctttaaattaaagCTATCCAAAATTTGATATGTACTTCAAGCTTTGCTCAAACTCAATCAATAGTTCAATAAAAAAATCTGAACAAATATCTTTGAATTTAGTTTAAGTAAATCTCCAAGTCACACTTGATCAAAATTTCAATCAATTAGCTTGACTAAggtaaaattcaaattaaatcatgttaaACTTGATAATACTTTAATCTACCTCAATTTGAGTTCAGTTCAAGTTCAAATTTAGTTAAAATTTGAATGAACGCATTCAACTCTTACCCACAAGTCAGTATCACTAAAGCTTagtcttgtttatatttatttatatttaatttcaaatatttatcaaaaaaaacaaaaaaacttacTTTAAATTAGAATTAGCTAAAATTTACTAGCGAATTTAAGGTAAACTCAATCTTTTTTTCATGAACATTTCTAGACAAATATATCCAAATTCAATTTCAGCTTGGCTCGAAATTGCACTCGATCAAAGATTCAATCAACAAGCTTAAATACGTTAAAATTCAGCTTAAATCGGGTTGAATTTTGAATAACACTTAGatcaattttaatttgaattttgctAAGTTCAAATTTGGTTAAAAAGTTAATAAACACCAGAGACCCAGTATGCGGAGGCCTAAGCCCAAAACACATCGACTTATATACGCGATTGGGCCTGCGGCCCACGAGATTCCCCACGGCATCAACCATGTCATGTGCCACGTCGGTGGCCGATGGACACGTGGCTGTCCTATCATCTAGCTCTGCATCTCCCGCATGCACCGCCTCGCAGAGTATCATAAATCCATTCTTCGAAAAGACAAACCTAAGAGGCCCCGTTTGTAATTTGAAATCCCTCCCTCTCCCAAAGAGACGTTAGAAACTTTTCACCtttttcacaataatttaatTTCTGGAAGCAATTTTCAAAAACATCACAAcgctttgttttttgttttttgggttttaaaaattaaaatataaaacccCATTTAATGCTTCAACTATGCGTCGTCTGTGCCTGCGTCCACAAGAGAGCTTCTCTTCTCTCTGATCATTACTCTTCCGACCACTTCTCTTCGattcagaaaccctaaaccccagacttTCTCTGCATTTAAAGGAGGGGGAGAAGGAGATCCGGGGGCGCTTCAGATCTCAGTCATCGTTAATTCCTGTAAGTTTTAATTTGCTTCagatttcttctttttttttatttttggaaacaaatttgTTCTTTTTTTGGAATATTTGATCTGCGATTAGGTAGAGTGAGCTGCTCATTTGAGTTTGGTTTGCTTCGTTTTAGCTTTCTGGGTGTTCATTTAGCTCGAATTAGTTCAGGTTTGAGCTCAGGTTTAGTTGACCCTCTGTTTGGTTGTTGAGAAAACGGGAGGAAAGGGTTGTAACGGGTTTTGGATAATTTTATTTTCCAAGAATAGAGTTTTGTGGGTAGGGAGGGGTGGGGGAATGCTTATCTAATTTTGGAATTTTTGTCTtcttaattttatgatttttatctTCCTTTGCTGAACACCAAATTTCAGTATGAGGAAAACAGCTTTCATATGTATATAGTTTTTTCACTTAAATTAGGGTGTCTTAGAATATTGCTATTTTTGTTCATGGGGCTTTATAATCTGTCAATTATACCTCTTTTATCTGTAAACACCTTCCCAATTGATTTGTAAAATTGAACTTCAGTGGCTTGAAGTTCAAACCCATTTGCTCAAACATTGGGTGATTCTTCACCAACCATAGTGGGTGATTCTaaaccatttaaaaattaaaactcatattctcaTGCGGTGATAGATAATCGCAATGCAGAattttctatttcattttttaaataatgAACAAGGAATTGGGGTGGACGTATGGCGTGGGGGTGGGGGGGTGTTGGATGTCTATGTCAATAGTTTTAGATTTGTGCTTCAAAATGCAATGCAGTTGCAGAATTAATTATTTGCATTTGGTTAGCTGCAGATGGACTTCATAATATTGGACAAAGTTTGTCTTTTCCATTTGCtctttgatttataaatgttgaAGTAGTATTGATTTGTACATGAGGAAATGGGGGTTGAGAAGCACGGCTCAAAGGGTGGAGGAAGTTATGTTGGTGGTTTCTTTCAGTTGTTTGACTGGAATGCAAAATCTCGTAAGAAATTGTTCTCAAGCAAGTCTGATTCACCAGGTACTGGCTCACTATTTTCCGTGGCCATAGATCTTACATTGTGTTTGTGGGAGCATGCATATTACATTGTTATGATTTGTTTTTGGCATGGTTGGTCATGCATTTTTTCTTCTGCCATTGTTATAGAGAGATCAAAGCAGGGGAAGAGAGGCGATACAAATTCTCCAATGACACGGCTTCATCTGGTGggtataatttttttcttattagaGTCTTGGTAGTCAGGAATTCCTTTGTTTGATGATTGAATTTAAGTCAGTTTTCCACCTGTTTAAATATCCCCAGGTGGATGAGGATGAAAGTGGAGCAGGTTCGAGTATAAAAGGAAGCAGTGATTATAGTTGTGCTTCATCTGTTACTGATGATGAAGGATTTGGAGCCAAGGCCCCTGGGGTGGTTGCCAGGCTTATGGGATTGGATTCATTGCCCACATTCAATTCAGTTGAGCCATATTCTACCCCATTTTTTGAATCACAATCTCTTCGAGAAGCTCACTCCCACAGGAGAAACCTTGATTTTCACCACAACCGTCCTGGCATGGATTCTCGCAATTTGCGTGGAAAGGTGGATGGCCCTGCTCGGAGCAACATGGAGCTAAGGCCACAAAAGCTAACGAAGCCAATTGAGAAGTTTCAAACCGAAGTTTTGCCTCCTAAGTCAGCCAAATCAATTCCAAGTACACACCATAGAATGTTGTCACCAATCAAGAGCCCTGGTTTCGTCCCAACTAAGAATGCAACGCATATAATGGAAGCTGCTGCTAAAATTATTGAGCAGGGACCTCAAACTACTACGAAGGCAAAAGTATCTACAATAGGGTCATCAGTTCCCTTGAAAGTTAGGGATCTGAAAGAGAAAGTGGAAGCTCCCCAGAGGCCATCCAGACTTGCTGAAACTCCTCGAAGGCCAATTGAATCCAATGCTGCCAAGTATCTCAAGGGACAGTCTTTGAACAAGAGCTGGAATGGATCAGTAGATACATCATTCAAGGTGTCTGGAGAGACAGAAGAAAATTCATCTGGTTTAAAGAATAAAGGGAAATCTATTTCACTTGCAGTTCAGGCAAAGGTCAATGTTCAGAAACGAGAGGGCTTGAACCCAAGCAGCAGTAGAAGCTTAGAGAGGGTTAAAGAACAGAGTGAGGTTAAGTCAAGCCAGCCATTCAAGAACCAATCAAGTATGCAGAAGAGTACAAATAAAAAATCTTCTAGTCATAGTGCTTCTGCTGTGCTCAGGCAGAATAATCAAAAACAAAATTGCATAACAGATAAAGACAAGTCATCTTCAAAGCCCTCGGTCTCTAACTTGCAAGGAAGAAAAGCAGTTTCCGTGGAATCTTCTGTTGGACGACAGAGAAATGCAAGTAAATCCACAGCGAACCCTAAAATTGGATCAAGGAAGTCAAGCTTAGAGCTTACAGACAGTGAACAGGAAGTATCATACTCTAGAATGAAGAATCTGCCACGGAAGAAACGAATTATAGATGGGGATTCCCACCTTGAGAAAAATCCTGTTGTTAATAATGTGTTGGCTAACAAAAATGAGAAGCCAATTCAATTTAATGCAGCAACAGACTGGCACTTCGACTGGGCTGAAGATAGCAGGAAGAAAGGCATGGATGTTGTTTCTTTTACATTTACAGCTCCAATGGTACGGTCAACATGTGGTTCTGAGCCATCTAGACAAGTGGCAGAGAAAAATAATGGCCTTTTCCCTGGTCACCAAGTTAAAAAAGTGCTAGTCAACTCAGACGGCAGGAAGTTATCTTCACTGGGATTTAATGTGTTAGGTGGTGATGCTTTGAGTGTTCTTCTCGAACAGAAATTAAAGGAATTAACTTATGGAATTGAACCTTCCCACCATAATTCAATCAAAACTGGAGCATCTTCTAATACTGCATCAATCCTAGAGGATTTGTTACCTGCTCTTAATGCAGTAGGTGACATGCCAAAGTTGCATGACAAAAGGGACAAACATGGGCTACAAGCAGGCAAATATGGTAGGCGTTTTGATTCTGACCCGTCTTCAAGTGAACCACCAGAACTCCAGAAAAAATACAAGTTTCAGGTATTTCTCTCTATGATGCCTGCAATTTTCATGCCATATTTTATCTTTCTGTTTTcttttttcatcctttttgttctcTTTATGTCTCTGTTGTCACTGATTTTACGTTGTGGGtatctttctctttccttttggttttttttttttttttttttttttaacattgaAACTTGATTACATTTCTTAATGTGTTTCAAGATATGGTTATTGCAAATAAGTTTCAACATTAAAATTTCTTTACATTACAAGTTTAATATGCTCCAAGGCATGCTTAAATGAAATCAGCTGAATGATTAAATTAAATCCTCATGGCAAATGGCAAGCTGAATAATTAAATTAACTCCTCATGGCAAGCTGTTAATCACTCAGGTTACATTTAGTTTGTAGAATAGCTATTCCTtgaaataagatggaatatagtaaaaattttggaaatagAGGTGATAGCTATTCCTTGTATATTCCTTACTTTTTCTTCCAATATATGATAAGATTcataagaaaggaatagacattccTATGTGAAACTTGAGAATAATTATTCATTTTCTATTCCTTGTTATGGATTTATAGAAAGTGTCACATTCTTATTTGCTTTATGATAACTATATTTTTTCAGATAACTAATATATTATAAGCAATACATTTTTAGGAATAGGCATTCCGTGCAACAAACATAACTTCAATATGTATCTTATTCCTTGATACGTCCAATTGCTGCAGTTATTGCTCTGAGCACAAACTGTTCCCATCCCCCCATCCCCAAGATTGTAGCTTCATCTGATAAACTAGTGAATGGGATAGCCAAACAACTTTGCATGTTCATATCCTTGGGATATTAATACTAATGAGTAATGGAAATAAAGTGGTTCTATTTCCAAGATGTAATGGCCGCATAGAAGCACTGAAGCTATGTTTACTTTTTTCCAGGAGCCTCTGTGTGCGTGttacttttttttcttcttttaattctAGAAATCGATAAATGATGCAATCAACTCTGGAAGTATATCCCTTAAAGGATTGCACTGAGCTTGTTTAGTTTGTGAGTTGGAAAATAAGTATTTAAACCAGAAGCATCACTAAATATATGGGAAAAAGATACCAGGAAGTACTACTGTGGCTTTCATAGTTAAGAAAAACACAATCTGTTCTGTTTGATGACAAATGACTAAAAACTTCTTTTTTAGGGAGCGGAAGAGGTGGGCGAATGTAACAATGGTCTTGTTGAAGCCTTACAGATCTTTGACTGTCGACACCCTAGTCCAATCTCCATTCTTGAACCTTTTCCATCCGAAAGTGGCAACTCTTCAGATAGTGCAGGCACTGACAGTACAGAAGGTAGAACTAACGTATCCTATgtgtatttaattaattttttttccctatcTCCTTGTGTTTTCTTTACATCACAGGAGTGTTAAGCTATTTTCAAATTGCATACAGGATGCAGGCCATGCTCTTCCGTTCAAGCTCAGGAAGTGATTGGTTTGGGCTCTTCAAAGAAATTCTGTTCAGTGGAAACAGATACCGAGTTATCAGATTCAGCTTCTTCAACGTCTACTGCAGTTAGAAAGCATGCAACTACAGTAACCACAATAGATTATGCGAGATCAAACAAATGGGAACTACAATATGTGAAGGAGATACTTTGTAATGTGGAATTGATGTTCAAAGATTTTGCATTGGGTAGAGCCCGTGAGATCATAAATCCCCATCTCTTTGATCAGTTGGAAA
This genomic stretch from Malania oleifera isolate guangnan ecotype guangnan chromosome 3, ASM2987363v1, whole genome shotgun sequence harbors:
- the LOC131151055 gene encoding uncharacterized protein LOC131151055 yields the protein MGVEKHGSKGGGSYVGGFFQLFDWNAKSRKKLFSSKSDSPERSKQGKRGDTNSPMTRLHLVDEDESGAGSSIKGSSDYSCASSVTDDEGFGAKAPGVVARLMGLDSLPTFNSVEPYSTPFFESQSLREAHSHRRNLDFHHNRPGMDSRNLRGKVDGPARSNMELRPQKLTKPIEKFQTEVLPPKSAKSIPSTHHRMLSPIKSPGFVPTKNATHIMEAAAKIIEQGPQTTTKAKVSTIGSSVPLKVRDLKEKVEAPQRPSRLAETPRRPIESNAAKYLKGQSLNKSWNGSVDTSFKVSGETEENSSGLKNKGKSISLAVQAKVNVQKREGLNPSSSRSLERVKEQSEVKSSQPFKNQSSMQKSTNKKSSSHSASAVLRQNNQKQNCITDKDKSSSKPSVSNLQGRKAVSVESSVGRQRNASKSTANPKIGSRKSSLELTDSEQEVSYSRMKNLPRKKRIIDGDSHLEKNPVVNNVLANKNEKPIQFNAATDWHFDWAEDSRKKGMDVVSFTFTAPMVRSTCGSEPSRQVAEKNNGLFPGHQVKKVLVNSDGRKLSSLGFNVLGGDALSVLLEQKLKELTYGIEPSHHNSIKTGASSNTASILEDLLPALNAVGDMPKLHDKRDKHGLQAGKYGRRFDSDPSSSEPPELQKKYKFQGAEEVGECNNGLVEALQIFDCRHPSPISILEPFPSESGNSSDSAGTDSTEGCRPCSSVQAQEVIGLGSSKKFCSVETDTELSDSASSTSTAVRKHATTVTTIDYARSNKWELQYVKEILCNVELMFKDFALGRAREIINPHLFDQLESRKGGLDINEGESGRRRKVLFDCVSECLDLRCRRFVGGGCGTWMKGVTVVRRNNWLAEEVYKEISGWRSMGDCMVDELVEKDMSSQHGRWVDFEVEAFGIGVEIEGQILGSLVDEVVADILIL